One window from the genome of Acuticoccus sp. I52.16.1 encodes:
- the rpmA gene encoding 50S ribosomal protein L27: MAHKKAGGSSRNGRDTAGRRLGFKKFGGEAVEPGNIIVRQRGTRWHAGDNVGMGKDHTLFALTEGYVAFRKRLGRTFVSVTSARATGDVPAAAE; the protein is encoded by the coding sequence ATGGCTCATAAGAAGGCTGGCGGCTCCTCACGCAATGGTCGTGATACAGCGGGCCGACGCCTCGGGTTCAAGAAGTTCGGCGGTGAAGCCGTGGAACCCGGCAACATCATTGTGCGGCAGCGCGGTACGCGTTGGCACGCGGGCGACAACGTCGGCATGGGCAAGGATCACACCCTGTTCGCCCTGACCGAAGGGTATGTCGCGTTCCGCAAGCGCCTCGGTCGTACGTTCGTATCGGTGACGTCGGCACGCGCGACGGGCGACGTCCCGGCTGCGGCCGAATAA
- the rplU gene encoding 50S ribosomal protein L21, whose translation MFAVIKTGGKQYKVSPGDELKVETVEGSAGDSISFDDVLMVGDGDNLNVGAPHVSGASVKAEIVDHVRTRKIIIFKKRRRQNSRRRNGHRQPLTVIRITDIQASA comes from the coding sequence ATGTTCGCGGTAATCAAGACCGGCGGCAAGCAGTATAAAGTGTCGCCCGGGGACGAGCTCAAGGTCGAGACCGTCGAGGGGTCGGCTGGTGATTCGATCTCCTTTGACGACGTCCTCATGGTCGGTGACGGCGACAATCTCAACGTCGGCGCACCGCATGTTTCGGGTGCGTCGGTGAAGGCGGAGATCGTCGATCACGTCCGTACCCGGAAGATCATCATCTTCAAGAAGCGCCGTCGGCAGAATTCCCGTCGTCGCAACGGTCACCGGCAGCCGCTGACGGTGATTCGCATCACCGATATTCAGGCGAGCGCCTGA